One stretch of Candidatus Nitrosotenuis cloacae DNA includes these proteins:
- a CDS encoding aspartate aminotransferase family protein, with protein sequence MSEDNFLGSLYQRFPVTIERGEGAKLYDINGKEYIDCMGGYGVALVGHRNPRVVAALKAQLDKIITVHTSLYNKTREEFLENLIKIAPKGLTQVHLGNSGTEAVEAAIKFARKFTGKSGMVAMNGSYHGKSLGSLSVTFNPKYRKAFMPLVEKVAFSPFGDIEALRTKIDSDTAFVIMEPIQGESGINVAPDGFLQDVRKLCDERGILLIFDEIQAGLGRTGKMWACDHWNTTPDIICLAKGIAGGVPMSATLTRPDILAAMSKGEHSSTFGGNPLSCAAGIATIQALTQDGLVDNAARVGRIFRDGLEKLREKHNIIREVRGKGMMIGVEMKFEVKDILMDGIAEGVLLLYSGRNILRFLPPLVMSEAEITKVLEVLDRLFTKESERRKNAQG encoded by the coding sequence ATGAGTGAAGACAATTTTCTTGGTAGCCTATACCAAAGATTCCCAGTCACAATAGAGAGAGGGGAAGGCGCAAAACTCTACGACATTAATGGTAAAGAATACATTGATTGCATGGGCGGATACGGAGTTGCCTTAGTTGGTCACAGAAATCCACGAGTTGTTGCTGCACTCAAAGCACAATTGGATAAGATCATCACAGTTCACACCTCACTGTACAACAAAACAAGAGAAGAATTTTTAGAGAATCTCATAAAGATTGCACCAAAGGGTCTAACCCAAGTTCATCTTGGAAACAGCGGAACCGAAGCAGTCGAAGCTGCAATCAAGTTTGCAAGAAAGTTCACAGGCAAATCCGGAATGGTTGCAATGAATGGATCATACCATGGAAAATCACTAGGATCATTATCAGTTACGTTTAATCCAAAATATCGTAAAGCATTCATGCCACTAGTGGAAAAAGTTGCATTCTCCCCATTTGGCGATATAGAAGCACTGAGAACAAAAATCGATAGCGATACGGCATTTGTGATAATGGAGCCAATTCAGGGAGAGAGTGGAATCAATGTAGCTCCAGATGGATTTTTGCAAGATGTCAGAAAGCTTTGTGATGAGCGCGGAATCCTGCTAATCTTTGACGAAATCCAAGCTGGTCTTGGCAGAACAGGCAAGATGTGGGCGTGTGATCACTGGAATACGACACCAGATATCATATGCTTAGCAAAAGGAATTGCAGGTGGTGTTCCAATGAGTGCCACTTTGACTAGACCAGACATTTTGGCTGCAATGAGCAAGGGTGAGCATTCCTCAACATTTGGAGGAAACCCATTATCATGTGCAGCCGGCATTGCAACTATCCAAGCACTAACACAAGACGGACTAGTGGACAATGCAGCAAGAGTGGGCAGAATATTCAGAGATGGACTGGAAAAGCTAAGAGAAAAGCACAATATCATCAGAGAGGTCCGTGGCAAAGGTATGATGATTGGAGTAGAGATGAAGTTTGAGGTCAAGGACATTTTGATGGATGGTATTGCAGAAGGTGTTTTACTGTTATATTCGGGCAGAAACATACTGCGATTCCTACCACCACTAGTAATGTCAGAAGCAGAAATAACAAAAGTATTAGAGGTACTGGACCGATTATTTACCAAGGAGTCGGAGAGACGAAAGAATGCACAAGGATAG
- a CDS encoding [LysW]-aminoadipate/[LysW]-glutamate kinase — protein MITIKIGGSVVENLHPSTISDIKKVADQEGVILVHGGGKEVTKTCELLGKEPRFVVSPSGIKSRYTDKETAEIFTMVMSGKINKAIVQMLQKHGINAVGLSGIDGQIFLAERKEKLVIVNEKGRKQIIDGGYTGKVTKVNSELLKMLLDKGYTPVVSPIAMSKEFDMLNIDGDRAAANVAGAIQSDKILFLTNVDGLLMNDRLVEKMTNAEAKEIRPKVGFGMEKKILAATEALDMGVKEALIGNGQRENPISAAISHTKCTVISK, from the coding sequence ATGATTACAATTAAAATCGGCGGAAGCGTCGTAGAAAATCTTCATCCAAGCACCATATCAGATATTAAAAAAGTCGCAGACCAAGAAGGAGTTATTTTAGTGCATGGTGGAGGAAAAGAAGTCACCAAGACCTGCGAGTTGTTAGGAAAAGAGCCAAGATTCGTAGTATCTCCTAGTGGAATAAAATCTCGATACACAGACAAGGAAACCGCAGAGATATTCACCATGGTAATGTCAGGTAAGATAAACAAGGCAATTGTGCAAATGCTCCAAAAGCACGGAATCAATGCAGTAGGCCTTAGTGGAATTGACGGCCAGATATTTCTAGCAGAGCGAAAGGAAAAGCTAGTCATAGTGAATGAAAAGGGCAGAAAACAGATTATTGATGGTGGCTATACTGGTAAGGTAACCAAGGTAAATTCAGAGCTGCTCAAGATGCTCCTAGACAAGGGCTACACGCCAGTAGTATCCCCAATTGCAATGAGCAAGGAATTTGATATGCTAAACATTGATGGTGATAGGGCGGCAGCAAATGTGGCTGGCGCCATCCAGAGCGACAAGATCCTATTTTTGACAAATGTGGATGGCCTTTTGATGAATGACAGGCTAGTCGAAAAGATGACAAATGCCGAAGCCAAGGAGATCAGACCAAAGGTAGGCTTTGGAATGGAGAAAAAGATCCTAGCTGCAACCGAAGCCCTAGACATGGGAGTAAAAGAGGCACTAATTGGCAATGGTCAGCGCGAAAATCCTATATCAGCGGCAATTTCTCACACAAAATGCACAGTGATTTCAAAATGA
- the argC gene encoding N-acetyl-gamma-glutamyl-phosphate reductase has protein sequence MRVGVVGASGYVGGEMLRLLVTHPKVEITQVTSRQYVGEYLHRVQPALKGFTEMTFSELDYDRMTDKCDLVFTAVPHGTATEIVKALYDRGLKVIDLSADYRLHNKDAYGKWYGWEHPHPEYLEKSVFGVPELHREKIRDAKLVSCPGCMAVTSILAIAPLIKNNIIDTEHIVVDSKIGSSGAGAGSVAGTHHAMRSGVIRPYKPAKHRHTGEIEQELSEIAGKPIKVSMSPHAVDIVRGILCTNHTFLNREVTEIELWKMYREMYKDERFIRLIRDKKGLYKFPDPKFVVGSNFCDIGFDIDEDNHRLVALSASDNLMKGAAGSAIQNMNVMSGFDEMDGLRYSPLTPV, from the coding sequence TTGCGAGTAGGAGTAGTCGGAGCTTCCGGTTATGTCGGAGGAGAAATGCTACGTCTTTTGGTCACACATCCAAAAGTAGAGATCACCCAAGTTACATCACGACAGTATGTTGGGGAATATTTGCACCGAGTCCAACCGGCACTAAAGGGATTCACAGAGATGACATTCTCGGAATTAGACTATGACAGAATGACAGACAAGTGTGACCTGGTATTTACTGCAGTTCCACACGGAACCGCAACAGAGATTGTCAAGGCATTATACGACAGAGGCCTCAAGGTTATCGATTTATCAGCAGATTACAGATTGCACAACAAGGATGCATATGGAAAATGGTATGGATGGGAGCACCCACACCCAGAGTATTTGGAAAAATCAGTCTTTGGTGTGCCAGAGTTGCACAGAGAAAAAATCAGGGATGCTAAACTTGTTTCATGTCCTGGATGCATGGCAGTGACATCAATACTAGCTATAGCACCACTAATCAAAAACAACATTATCGACACAGAGCATATCGTAGTTGACTCTAAAATCGGCTCATCTGGTGCAGGTGCAGGCAGTGTTGCAGGCACACATCATGCAATGCGTTCAGGTGTAATTCGACCATACAAGCCAGCAAAGCACAGACACACGGGTGAGATTGAACAAGAACTATCAGAAATTGCGGGAAAACCAATCAAGGTATCAATGAGCCCACACGCAGTAGATATTGTCCGTGGAATCTTGTGCACAAACCACACGTTCCTAAACAGAGAAGTGACTGAGATTGAGCTATGGAAGATGTATCGCGAAATGTACAAAGATGAAAGATTCATCAGATTGATTCGCGACAAGAAAGGACTCTACAAGTTCCCAGATCCAAAGTTCGTAGTAGGATCTAATTTCTGTGATATTGGATTTGACATTGATGAGGACAATCATAGATTGGTCGCACTATCCGCATCAGACAATTTGATGAAGGGTGCAGCAGGCTCTGCCATTCAAAACATGAACGTAATGTCAGGCTTTGATGAAATGGATGGCCTCAGATATTCGCCACTAACCCCAGTTTAG
- the lysX gene encoding lysine biosynthesis protein LysX — MSRVCIVFDRIRLEEKMLQDASASLGFDTIMLDAKITQLSTESKKTDVDFGDVVLERCVSYFRGLHFTSCLEFLGIPVINSHKVADNCGNKLVTSLLLKKSGVPTPKTYFAFSSEEAMNLIEKVGYPIVIKPVIGSWGRGVMPLRDKDTTEAIIEMRDIEDGSHDRIYYLQEMIDRPPRDIRAITVGDQVVAAMYRKSQGDFKTNIALGGDPELCEITPEVEDICLKASNAVGGGILGIDLMEDKARGLVCHEVNNTVEFKGLARVAKKNIPQEMVKFAASQIRK; from the coding sequence TTGTCCAGAGTCTGTATCGTATTTGATAGAATAAGACTGGAGGAAAAGATGCTGCAAGACGCATCTGCCAGCCTCGGATTCGATACAATAATGCTGGATGCAAAGATTACTCAGCTAAGCACCGAAAGCAAGAAAACCGATGTTGACTTTGGAGATGTGGTCCTGGAAAGATGTGTCAGTTACTTTAGGGGGCTGCACTTTACATCGTGCCTAGAATTTCTGGGCATTCCAGTCATAAATTCACACAAAGTAGCAGACAATTGCGGAAACAAGCTGGTAACATCACTTTTACTAAAAAAATCAGGTGTTCCAACACCCAAGACGTATTTTGCATTCTCATCAGAGGAGGCAATGAATCTAATCGAAAAGGTGGGCTATCCAATTGTAATAAAACCAGTAATTGGAAGCTGGGGCAGAGGCGTAATGCCATTGCGTGATAAAGACACTACCGAAGCAATAATTGAGATGCGTGATATCGAGGATGGTTCACATGATAGAATTTACTATTTACAAGAAATGATAGACAGACCGCCACGCGACATTCGAGCCATCACAGTAGGGGATCAGGTAGTTGCTGCAATGTATCGCAAGTCCCAAGGCGATTTCAAGACAAACATCGCATTAGGTGGCGACCCAGAACTGTGTGAAATTACACCAGAAGTGGAAGACATTTGCCTCAAGGCATCAAATGCAGTTGGCGGCGGAATTCTAGGAATTGATCTTATGGAAGACAAAGCTCGCGGATTGGTTTGTCATGAGGTAAACAACACAGTAGAGTTCAAGGGATTGGCGCGAGTTGCCAAGAAAAACATCCCACAGGAAATGGTAAAATTCGCAGCCTCACAAATCAGAAAATAA
- the lysW/argW gene encoding alpha-aminoadipate/glutamate carrier protein LysW, protein MNCLECDAGINIPGDAAVGEIVSCPECGADFEIAKKEGANVQLKPAESVGEDWGE, encoded by the coding sequence ATGAATTGTTTAGAATGTGACGCAGGAATCAATATCCCAGGGGACGCAGCTGTAGGCGAGATAGTATCTTGCCCAGAATGTGGCGCAGACTTTGAAATAGCAAAAAAAGAAGGCGCTAACGTTCAGCTAAAACCAGCAGAAAGTGTTGGAGAAGACTGGGGAGAATAG
- a CDS encoding argininosuccinate synthase — protein MKQKAVLAFSGGLDTSVVIKYLQEKHRMDVITVTVDVGEGSDQKKIAAKAKNLGVLRHYNIDAKKEFVDDFIHPSIKANALYQRKYCLATSLARPLIAQKVLEVAKKEKVDALAHGCTGKGNDQVRFDVTFGSGSNLPIIAPIRDLNLDRTTELEFANKHGIPIDSVSKKFSIDQNLWGRAIEGGDMEDPYNEPPDDAFIWVKTKNLPDKARYLEIEFDQGIPVAVDKKRMSPIKLIEYCNRVAGSCGVGIVDHIEDRVVGIKSREVYETPAALCLIEAHSDLEKMVHTKHQNKFKSMVDQEWTWLAYSGLWQDPLKRDLDKFIDQSQKVVTGTVKLKLYKGSFRVVGRKSKYSLYSHNIATYGKGSAFDQRKATGFVELWGLQTTEANKLSNKR, from the coding sequence ATGAAACAAAAAGCAGTGCTTGCTTTTTCCGGCGGACTGGACACTTCTGTTGTTATCAAATATTTACAAGAAAAGCACAGAATGGATGTCATTACCGTAACAGTAGATGTAGGAGAGGGTAGTGACCAGAAAAAAATTGCAGCCAAGGCAAAGAACCTGGGCGTTTTACGACATTACAATATTGATGCAAAAAAAGAGTTTGTCGATGATTTCATTCATCCATCAATCAAAGCAAATGCATTATACCAAAGAAAATACTGTCTAGCAACCTCACTTGCACGACCACTAATTGCACAGAAGGTACTAGAAGTAGCCAAAAAAGAAAAAGTCGACGCACTGGCACATGGATGCACGGGCAAAGGAAACGACCAAGTAAGATTTGATGTTACGTTTGGTTCTGGGTCTAATCTCCCAATAATTGCACCAATTCGTGACCTAAATCTAGATAGAACCACAGAACTGGAATTTGCAAACAAGCACGGCATTCCAATTGATTCGGTATCAAAGAAATTCTCTATTGATCAAAACCTTTGGGGACGAGCAATCGAAGGCGGAGACATGGAAGACCCATACAATGAACCGCCAGACGACGCATTCATCTGGGTCAAGACAAAGAATCTCCCAGACAAGGCAAGATACCTAGAGATTGAATTTGACCAGGGAATCCCAGTTGCAGTAGACAAAAAGAGAATGTCACCAATCAAGCTAATAGAATATTGTAATAGGGTTGCAGGCTCGTGTGGTGTGGGAATAGTAGACCATATCGAAGACCGAGTCGTAGGTATCAAGTCTCGTGAAGTATATGAAACACCAGCTGCCTTGTGCCTAATTGAGGCTCATTCGGATTTAGAAAAAATGGTGCACACAAAACACCAAAACAAATTCAAGAGTATGGTAGACCAAGAGTGGACCTGGCTTGCATATTCCGGATTGTGGCAAGACCCGCTAAAACGAGATTTGGACAAATTCATCGACCAGTCACAAAAGGTGGTAACTGGAACAGTCAAGCTAAAACTATACAAGGGAAGCTTCCGAGTGGTTGGAAGAAAATCCAAGTACTCTTTGTATAGTCATAACATTGCAACCTACGGCAAGGGATCTGCCTTTGATCAAAGAAAGGCAACCGGCTTTGTTGAGCTGTGGGGACTGCAAACAACAGAAGCTAATAAATTATCAAACAAGAGGTGA
- a CDS encoding ABC transporter substrate-binding protein, with amino-acid sequence MKILPLAGAAVAAIIAISVVSSIVSSNDSEKNQVRVAFFANISHAVPIVGIENGYFEQKLGEMQIKTKIVDSGPEAVEALFANSVDLAYLGPAPFVNGYVKSGGQGIKILTGAANNGASFVIQKDSGILAPSDLAGKKIAAPFIGNTQDVSLRNYLDENGLQSAEKGGNVVIYNIANAEIYTIFAKGDIDAAWVPEPTATMLVEQLGGIRLFQEEDIWPTKKFPSVLLVGRADYIEKHPDIIKKWLEAHDQSISWINQNPNQTESTYIKFYKDHTGKALKENIVHNSFTKIIYTSEIDSDAIRIFAERAYSLGYLGRHGYNLDDIYAKTMEIIPWQS; translated from the coding sequence ATGAAAATTCTGCCTTTGGCTGGTGCAGCAGTTGCGGCAATAATTGCAATTTCTGTTGTTTCTAGTATAGTTTCCTCTAATGATTCTGAGAAAAATCAGGTCAGGGTGGCATTTTTTGCAAATATCTCGCATGCCGTACCAATAGTAGGAATAGAAAATGGTTATTTTGAGCAAAAACTAGGCGAGATGCAAATCAAGACCAAAATAGTCGACAGCGGGCCCGAGGCAGTAGAGGCGTTATTTGCAAATTCAGTTGACTTGGCGTATCTTGGACCTGCGCCGTTTGTGAATGGCTATGTCAAGTCTGGCGGCCAGGGAATAAAGATACTGACTGGGGCTGCCAATAATGGGGCAAGCTTTGTCATCCAAAAAGACTCGGGGATTCTGGCACCTTCTGATCTGGCAGGAAAAAAAATAGCAGCACCATTCATTGGAAACACACAGGATGTTTCCTTACGTAACTATCTTGATGAGAATGGCCTCCAATCAGCTGAAAAAGGCGGCAATGTCGTAATATACAATATAGCAAATGCCGAAATCTATACCATCTTTGCAAAAGGAGACATCGACGCTGCATGGGTTCCAGAACCGACTGCCACTATGCTAGTTGAGCAGCTGGGAGGAATAAGACTATTCCAAGAAGAAGATATTTGGCCGACAAAGAAATTTCCATCCGTTTTGCTTGTGGGGCGGGCTGATTACATTGAGAAACATCCTGATATAATAAAAAAATGGCTTGAAGCACACGACCAATCCATATCTTGGATAAATCAAAATCCAAACCAAACCGAATCAACATACATCAAATTTTACAAGGATCATACTGGCAAAGCCCTCAAAGAAAACATTGTTCACAATTCCTTTACCAAAATCATATACACATCAGAGATTGATTCTGATGCAATTCGCATATTTGCAGAGCGTGCTTATTCACTTGGATATCTGGGACGCCATGGATACAATCTAGATGACATTTATGCAAAGACAATGGAGATCATACCATGGCAAAGCTAG
- a CDS encoding ABC transporter ATP-binding protein, translating to MAKLEAKNIVKYFEHDGQPLKALGGINFTVEDGDFVCLVGPSGCGKSTFLRIAAGLQKPDEGQILLDNRPITKTGPDRIMVFQEGALFPWLKVRDNVEFGLKIAGIPESERHEISDRYLDMMQLTKFANSYTYQLSTGMRQRVAIARALVMDPEILLMDEPFAALDAQTRDLLLVEMQMIWQKTKKTIVFVTHSISESTVLGNKVVVFTHRPSTIKKIIPIDHKRPRLVEDEGLIPYQKEISALLRPEVKAKEDSS from the coding sequence ATGGCAAAGCTAGAGGCAAAAAATATTGTCAAGTATTTTGAGCATGACGGGCAGCCACTAAAGGCGCTTGGCGGAATCAACTTTACCGTAGAGGATGGCGACTTTGTGTGCTTGGTTGGACCATCCGGATGTGGCAAGTCTACGTTTCTAAGAATTGCAGCTGGCCTGCAAAAGCCAGACGAGGGCCAAATCCTCCTTGATAATCGACCAATAACAAAGACCGGACCTGACAGAATAATGGTATTTCAGGAAGGTGCACTGTTCCCATGGCTAAAGGTGCGAGACAATGTTGAATTTGGATTAAAGATAGCTGGCATTCCAGAATCAGAGCGACACGAAATCTCTGATAGATATCTGGACATGATGCAGCTCACAAAGTTTGCGAATTCGTATACGTACCAGCTCTCAACTGGGATGCGACAACGTGTTGCAATTGCCAGAGCACTAGTGATGGATCCTGAAATCTTACTGATGGATGAGCCATTTGCAGCACTTGATGCTCAGACTCGCGACTTGTTGCTAGTGGAAATGCAAATGATTTGGCAAAAGACAAAAAAGACCATCGTATTTGTGACACACAGCATTTCGGAATCTACTGTTCTGGGCAACAAGGTTGTAGTGTTTACACATCGTCCTTCTACAATTAAGAAAATCATCCCAATAGATCACAAGAGGCCTCGACTTGTAGAAGATGAGGGATTGATTCCATACCAAAAAGAGATCTCTGCATTGCTAAGGCCTGAAGTAAAGGCAAAGGAGGACTCGTCTTGA
- a CDS encoding ABC transporter permease: MFYVGIVLVWQAFDAANVWPDSVFPSPYEVAEDLWYGAANGTLWIGIGTSLWRLVVGLLIAIAGGMTLGIFMARVKTVNETIGSIILGLQSIPSVAWAPLAIVWFGLTDAGIIFVTVAGALFAVTINTYTGVKSINPDFIAAAQNMGAKGEQLITKVLIPAAFPYLITGFKQGWAFGWRGVIGAELLFSFLGLGFLLNVGRQLSDVSQVIAMMLIIMIIGIVIDGLIFKKLEDKVMARWGLR; this comes from the coding sequence ATGTTCTATGTTGGTATTGTCTTGGTATGGCAGGCCTTTGATGCAGCAAATGTTTGGCCAGACAGCGTATTTCCATCACCATATGAGGTGGCAGAAGATCTTTGGTATGGTGCAGCAAATGGTACGTTGTGGATTGGAATAGGAACCAGCCTTTGGAGATTGGTAGTGGGATTGTTGATTGCCATAGCCGGTGGCATGACACTTGGAATATTCATGGCGCGAGTCAAGACGGTAAATGAGACAATTGGCTCTATTATTCTGGGATTGCAGTCGATTCCGTCTGTTGCTTGGGCACCACTTGCAATTGTGTGGTTTGGTCTGACTGATGCTGGAATTATTTTTGTCACAGTCGCTGGCGCACTATTTGCAGTTACCATCAATACGTATACTGGCGTGAAAAGCATCAATCCTGATTTCATCGCAGCCGCTCAGAATATGGGTGCAAAAGGCGAACAACTAATCACAAAGGTCTTGATTCCAGCTGCATTTCCATACTTGATAACTGGATTCAAGCAAGGTTGGGCGTTTGGCTGGCGTGGTGTGATCGGCGCTGAGCTGTTGTTTTCTTTTTTGGGTCTTGGATTTTTGCTAAACGTTGGGCGTCAATTATCTGATGTCTCACAGGTGATTGCAATGATGTTGATAATTATGATAATTGGAATTGTAATTGATGGATTGATCTTCAAGAAATTAGAAGACAAAGTCATGGCAAGATGGGGCTTGCGATGA